A stretch of Fusarium poae strain DAOMC 252244 chromosome 2, whole genome shotgun sequence DNA encodes these proteins:
- a CDS encoding hypothetical protein (TransMembrane:2 (i214-231o237-261i)) — MPSVISRLLRDVTGFVDAPNNAGLSDNVFHIFEQSIAYRAQEDADCYARFNKLQKDLSILEMEKISRGNSKARDQKTMDIEAELCNITKEVDHLCEIKDIKDELKMIHKVLEDQKAVIGQYATSYEELNFGVNEKQSDRGKEWVSGDGESQLLLETKNMLDLRISKVKSLFTDASTVENSLNHLLDLKQKQGSLIVVRDTRSLANEADQRAKDSAWQSKLLFIFTIVTVLFDPDPYIFYIHINGVVAELLTFLVVAPWVEWNRFVLPWTRRDSQRGDHIIIGKRRRESQV; from the exons ATGCCGTCGGTGATATCTCGTCTCCTAAGAGATGTTACCGGTTTTGTGGACGCACCGAACAACGCTGGTTTAAGCGACAATGTCTTTCACATTTTTGAACAGAGTATAGCGTACCGA GCTCAGGAAGATGCAGACTGTTACGCCAGATTTAACAAATTACAAAAGGACTTGAGCATattggagatggagaagatATCGAGGGGAAATTCAAAGGCTCGTGACCAGAAAACCATGGACATCGAGGCTGAACTGTGCAACATCACAAAAGAAGTGGACCACTTATGCGAGATCAAAGATATCAAGGATGAGTTGAAGATGATACACAAGGTTTTGGAGGATCAAAAGGCTGTCATCGGTCAATACGCTACGAGCTACGAAGAACTAAACTTTGGCGTCAACGAAAAGCAGTCCGACAGAGGAAAGGAGTGGGTATCCGGGGACGGCGAAAGTCAACTGCTGTTGGAGACCAAGAATATGTTGGACCTGCGGATCTCCAAGGTCAAATCGCTTTTCACGGACGCATCTACAGTGGAGAACTCT CTGAATCATTTACTGGATCTCAAACAAAAACAAGGAAGTCTTATTGTCGTCAGGGACACGCGCAGTCTCGCCAACGAAGCCGACCAAAGAGCCAAAGATAGCGCATGGCAAAGCAAGCTTCTGTTTATCTTTACCATAGTTACGGTCTTGTTT GACCCAGACCcctatatcttttatatccACATTAATGGCG TCGTTGCTGAGCTACTGACATTTCTTGTTGTTGCACCTTGGGTTGAGTGGAACCGCTTTGTTCTACCTTGGACCAGACGTGATTCTCAAAGAGGGGATCATATCATTATTGGTAAACGACGAAGAGAAAGTCAGGTTTAG
- a CDS encoding hypothetical protein (SECRETED:SignalP(1-23)~MEROPS:MER0032443), with translation MRYSVPLMAALAASATATAPAEAAEKRAEKLFTLETAPGETVEVTEDEKFQMIDDHIHFFDITGWKDHNPAVARLAAVTPSYPEKLSHQSNVGNIVKKISTKTMEKQLKKFSSFHNRYFNSAYGVEAAQWLHKEVQKVIKKSKHPLASVRLIQHQAWSQPSIVVSIPGKVRLKTVITGSHLDSVISDDRGAGRAPGADDNGSASIMLLNLLSAFLEDPRIAKGDHLNTVEFHWYSAEETGLLGSQDIFNSYSRLGIQVEAMLNQDMVGYKGRDGIERFGLVTDFTNPSQNDFLKLLIDEYADISYEESTCGYACSDHASAHRNGYPSSFLFETPFGNHNPYIHTPNDTIAHVDFDHVMQHAKVTAGFVYELAHRDFTA, from the exons ATGCGTTACTCAGTCCCTCTTATGGCGGCTCTTGCCGCATCAGCTACGGCTACTGCGCCAGCTGAGGCAGCGGAAAAGCGTGCCGAGAAGCTCTTTACACTTGAGACTGCCCCTGGTGAGACAGTTGAGGTCACCGAGGATGAGAAATTCCAGATGATCGAT GACCATATTCACTTCTTTGACATCACTGGATGGAAGGATCACAATCCTGCAGTCGCCCGTCTTGCTGCCGTGACACCATCATACCCTGAGAAGCTATCACATCAGTCTAATGTTGGAAATATTGTCAAGAAGATCAGCACAAAGACTATGGAGAAGCAACTAAAAAAGTTTTCTTCATTCCACAACCGTTACTTCAACTCGGCGTATGGTGTCGAAGCTGCTCAATGGCTACACAAGGAAGTTCAAAAGGTCATCAAGAAGAGCAAGCATCCTCTGGCCTCTGTCCGTCTCATCCAACACCAGGCATGGTCGCAGCCCTCAATTGTGGTCTCGATCCCCGGAAAGGTTCGTCTCAAGACTGTCATTACTGGATCTCACCTTGATTCTGTTATCTCTGACGACCGTGGTGCTGGGCGTGCACCTGGAGCCGATGACAATGGCTCTGCATCAATCATGCTTCTTAACCTCTTGAGTGCTTTCCTTGAGGATCCCCGGATTGCAAAAGGAGATCACCTCAACACTGTCGAGTTCCACTGGTACTCTGCCGAGGAGACAGGCCTTCTTGGATCCCAGGACATTTTCAACAGCTACTCACGCCTAGGCATTCAGGTTGAGGCTATGCTGAACCAAGACATGGTCGGCTACAAGGGTCGTGACGGAATTGAGCGTTTCGGTCTTGTCACTGATTTTACAAACCCTAGCCAGAACGACTTTCTCAAGCTTCTCATTGACGAGTATGCTGATATCTCATATGAGGAGTCTACTTGTGGTTACGCTTGTTCTGACCACGCTTCAGCACACCGAAATGGATACCCCTCCTCTTTCCTTTTCGAAACCCCATTTGGAAACCACAATCCCTATATCCACACTCCTAATGATACAATTGCTCACGTTGACTTTGATCATGTCATGCAGCATGCAAAGGTCACTGCTGGCTTTGTCTACGAATTGGCTCACCGCGACTTTACCGCATGA
- a CDS encoding hypothetical protein (SECRETED:SignalP(1-16)), which translates to MHFYALIPAFITAVSAHGVVVSVEGANGVSMPGLSIADGTPRDCSSNGCGSQADTAIIRDRELGTDRASALGRTQGNGPVDASVMIANFLGASGSNNVPTNNGSDSAVGVEDDLSGLNRGGRNNNRKQRRQLGNLLGGLFGGGGRGGNGNKADLPNESSVAATAGEGASSGLPTCSENGKFHLQASRETSLTFYQINQDGAGPMTADIDATSGGTDPSAFQSAEVTQDVPGVGFGGLSLATNTDFPLTVKMPQGMTCEGSVGGADNVCIVRVRNSAAAGPFGGSAAFTQSASARKRAIAFRLKKRMQIVRN; encoded by the exons ATGCACTTCTACGCTCTCATTCCTGCTTTCATCACCGCCGTCTCCGCTCACGGAGTGGTCGTTTCGGTCGAAGGCGCCAACGGAGTCTCCATGCCTGGTCTCAGCA TCGCCGATGGAACTCCTCGTGATTGCTCCAGCAACGGATGTGGTTCCCAAGCTGATACCGCAATCATTCGTGATCGTGAGCTTGGAACTGACCGAGCCAGCGCCCTGGGCAGGACCCAGGGCAATGGACCTGTCGATGCCTCTGTCATGATCGCCAACTTCCTTGGTGCTAGCGGTAGCAACAATGTTCCCACCAACAACGGCTCCGACTCcgctgttggtgttgaggatGATCTTTCTGGTCTTAACCGAGGTGGtcgcaacaacaacaggaAGCAGAGACGTCAGCTCGGTAACCTTCTCGGTGGACTGTTCGGTGGTGGCGGCCGAGGTGGAAACGGTAACAAGGCTGATTTGCCTAATGAGTCCAGCGTCGCTGCGACTGCTGGAGAGGGAGCATCATCTGGTCTTCCTACCTGCTCGGAGAATG GCAAGTTCCATCTTCAAGCGTCTCGAGAAACTTCGCTAACTTTCTACCAGATCAACCAGGATGGCGCTGGCCCTATGACAGCCGATATTGATGCCACATCTGGTGGTACTGACCCCTCTGCTTTCCAGTCTGCGGAAGTCACCCAGGACGTTCCCGGTGTTGGTTTCGGAGGACTCTCACTCGCCACCAACACGGATTTCCCTCTCACTGTCAAGATGCCCCAGGGTATGACCTGCGAGGGATCTGTTGGAGGAGCTGACAATGTTTGTATTGTCCGTGTGCGAAAcagtgctgctgctggaccCTTTGGTGGCTCTGCTGCTTTCACTCAGTCTGCATCTGCTCGCAAGCGTGCCATTGCTTTCCGCCTCAAGAAGCGCATGCAGATTGTTCGCAACTAG
- a CDS encoding hypothetical protein (SECRETED:SignalP(1-16)) encodes MHFNFILNTVLSLAAATTVSAARKANEFSSGNCAQGTASYEHHGNHNVHVTMDDTSNSVYFGDGPWYYYSGKSKNGGFCTGDLIGSWQNDNKHPCVNLNWRSEGDSRRIKCVRWNNAD; translated from the exons ATGCACTTCAACTTTATCCTCAACACGGTCCTTTCTCTGGCAGCTGCGACAACAGTCAGTGCGGCCCGCAAGGCTAATGAGTTCAGCAGCGGTAACTG TGCCCAAGGAACGGCGTCCTATGAGCACCATGGCAACCACAATGTCCATGTAACAATGGATGATACTAGTAACTCGGTCTACTTTGGTGATGGTCCGTGGTACTACTACAGCGGCAAGAGCAAGAATGGTGGTTTTTGTACTGGCGACCTTATTGGATCTTGGCAGAATGACAATAAGCATCCTTGTGTCAACTTGAACTGGCGATCTGAGGGAGACTCTCGTCGTATTAAGTGTGTCCGATGGAACAACGCGGATTAG
- a CDS encoding hypothetical protein (TransMembrane:1 (o12-31i)): MAILHNDLATDISLSGGLVLLAAGLGFYALFRAIYGVFFHPLTKVPGPKLYAATQLPYLYYLTRGRWVYRLKELHDQYGPVVRYTPTDVSFITADAYKTIYGHKTGGAKEFEKDLRLYRQNRPAKNLIISDNESHKRQRKLLSHAFSNKALRSQEDLLKHYVDLFVERLTQQAREGNAVDMVAWYNFATFDLIGHLALGQPFGCLETGKYHPWVLRIFSSIKAISFSQVAIRLGLRSWLATFTPAHLMKASAEHYEFTEHAAGARLDVKDSNSQDFMCYILRYNDERGMSRPEIIENSSLLIIAGSETTATLLSGVTYQLLTHRQKYDKLVNEIRSSFSSEEEITATRVDQQKYLLAVLSEGFRMYPPVPGALGRLAPRGGEFVEGYWMPENTGVSLPQLPAYSSSTNFKNPQEFIPERWLDDPLYANDCKAVLQPFSMGPRDCIGKNLAYVEMRLLLTRLLWKFDVELMPESRNWNDQNIYLLWEKGRLQVKLTEVVRETK; the protein is encoded by the exons ATGGCAATTCTTCACAACGATTTAGCGACTGACATCAGTCTCAGTGGTGGACTAGTCTTACTCGCTGCAGGACTG GGGTTCTACGCTCTATTTCGCGCCATCTACGGTGTATTCTTCCATCCACTCACGAAAGTCCCTGGCCCAAAGCTCTACGCCGCCACTCAACTTCCGTATCTCTACTACCTAACTCGAGGCCGATGGGTATATCGTTTGAAGGAATTGCACGACCAATACGGCCCTGTGGTCCGATATACTCCCACCGATGTGTCCTTCATCACCGCCGATGCTTACAAGACAATCTACGGCCACAAAACTGGTGGTGCGAAGGAATTCGAGAAGGATCTGCGACTTTACCGACAGAACCGTCCTGCTAAAAATCTCATCATTTCAGATAACGAAAGCCACAAGCGCCAGCGCAAACTCCTTTCCCATGCATTTTCCAACAAGGCTCTCCGCAGCCAAGAAGACCTTTTAAAGCACTACGTTGATCTTTTCGTCGAGAGGCTTACCCAGCAAGCGAGGGAAGGAAATGCCGTCGACATGGTAGCCTGGTACAACTTTGCTACCTTTGATCTAATCGGCCATCTCGCTCTCGGCCAGCCATTCGGTTGTCTCGAGACGGGAAAATATCACCCCTGGGTTCTCAGAATCTTTAGTAGCATCAAGGCTATAAGCTTCTCTCAAGTTGCGATCCGTCTCGGTCTTCGGAGCTGGTTGGCGACCTTTACACCGGCGCACTTGATGAAGGCCTCGGCAGAACATTACGAGTTCACCGAGCATGCGGCTGGCGCTCGTCTTGATGTTAAGGATTCGAATAGTCAAGATTTCATGTGCTACATTCTTCGCTACAACGATGAGAGGGGTATGTCCAGGCCTGAGATCATTGAgaactcttctcttcttattATCGCCGGTAGTGAGACTACTGCTACGTTGCTAAGCGGTGTTACGTATCAGCTTTTAACTCATCGTCAGAAGTATGACAAGTTGGTCAATGAAATTCggtcttctttctcttcagaAGAGGAGATCACAGCTACCCGAGTGGATCAACAGAAGTATCTACTTGCAGTTCTCTCCGAGGGTTTTAGAATGT ATCCTCCTGTCCCGGGTGCGCTTGGGCGACTCGCCCCAAGAGGAGGCGAGTTTGTGGAGGGTTACTGGATGCCTGAAAAT ACTGGAGTGTCTTTGCCTCAATTGCCCGCCTACAGCTCATCAACCAATTTCAAGAACCCCCAGGAATTCATCCCAGAGCGTTGGTTAGACGATCCTCTGTACGCCAACGACTGCAAGGCTGTTCTCCAGCCATTTTCTATGGGACCTCGAGATTGCATTGGCAAAAA TCTGGCCTATGTTGAAATGCGCCTTTTGCTAACTAGATTACTTTGGAAGTTTGATGTTGAGCTCATGCCTGAGAGTCGAAACTGGAATGATCAAAACATTTATCTTCTTTGGGAAAAGGGTCGTCTTCAAGTCAAGCTGACTGAAGTTGTTCGAGAAACCAAGTAG